The window TCGCGCCGAGGAGTAGTACGAATCGGGATGATCATGCGGCACATCGGTGGGGCAGATCACCACCTCGGCCCCCAGGGCGCGAATCAGGTCAATCTTCTCCGCCGAGGTCTTGTCGGGGACGGTGAACAGCGCGCGGTAGCCCTTCTGGCGCGCCACCATCGCCACCGACACCGCGGTGTTGCCCGAAGAATTGTCGATCACCAGATCGCCCGGCTTGATCCAGCCGCGGCGCTCGGCCTCGTCGAGGACAAAGAGCGCCAGACGGTCCTTCACCGAACCGGTGGGGTTGAAGTACTCCAGCTTGGCGTAGACACGGTGCGGCAGATCGCGCACCGTCGGGCCCAGCCGCACCAGCGGCGTATGGCCGATCAAATCGAGAATGCCGCGGTCCACGTCGGAACGGAACGCCGCGGCGCGCTCGCGCGCAATGGATTCTGTCGTTGTTGTCGTCATTCGATCACTTATATGCGGATGGTTCCCAATTGTTCGTATGCATTCTCAACTGGCGCCGCCGTCAGACGATCCGAAAGTAGTCGACCAGGGTACATCGCCGCGGCCGGGTGAACGTCGAGGCGCGGGTCAGGCCCTCGCCGGTGGTCCCGGCGATCGACATGGTGGTGTACCCCTCGCCGCCATACCCCAGCCCCGCCATGTTCGGGCCGTTTTTCACAAAGATGTTGGCGTTGCAGTTCTGCGCCATCGCCGACAGGTGGGTGATGTTGGTCGAGTGCATGACGAAGGTGTGATGGTAACCGTGCTCGGCGATGATGGCGCGTTCCATCGCCTCTTCGAAGGTGCGGCAGCGGACAAGGGGGAGGATCGGCAACAACTGTTCGGCCATGACCAGCGGATGGTCCCAGGCCACCTCCATGAATCCGAGCGTCGCCCGCGATGGCGCCGTAAGTCCGGCCCTGGCAAGAATGACGTCGAGATCGCTTCCGGCATACTCGCGGTGGATCTTCACCGGCCGGTGGCCGTGTCCGCCCGGATCCTCGGCGACCAGAAGCGCGGTCACCCGGTCGATGTCGGCGCCTTTGATCTCAAAACCGCCCTGCTGCGCCAGTTCGCGCTTGAGGGCGTCGGCCACCTTGTCGACCACGAAGATTTCCTTCTCGTCGGTGCAGAGGATGTTGTTGTCGAAGGAGGCGCCCGTCACGATGTCCCGCGCGGCCTTGCCGATGACGGCGCTCTCATCGACCACCACCGGCGGATTGCCCGGTCCGGCGCAGATGGCGCGTTTGCCGGAGGCCATCGCCAGACGCACCACCGGCATCCCGCCGGTCACCAGTAGCAGGTCGATCCCCGGATGCCTTATCAACGCCGCCGCGCTGTCCTGCGAGGGCTCGCGCAATACGGTGACCACATTGGCCGGCCCGCCGCCTTGAACGATCGCATCGCTTAACGCCGCGGCCGCCGCCCGGCAGACATGTTTCGCCGCCGGGTGGGGGTTGAACACACAGGCATTGCCCGCCGACACCAGTGAGATCGCGTTATTGATCACCGTCGCCGCCGGATTGGTCGAGGGGGTGATCACGCCGACCACGCCGAACGGCGCCGGTTCGACGATCGTCAGGCCATCGTCGCCGGAAGTGGAATCGTTTTTCAGGTCGGCCGGGCCCGGAGTCTTGCGGGCGCAAAGCAGGTTCTTGTTGTACTTGTCCTGGACACGTCCCAGTCCGGTCTCCTCGACCGCCATCCGTGCCCAGAGTTCAGCCGATTGACGCGCGGTCTCGCGCATCCGGCGGATGATCTCAAAACGCGTTGCCAGCCCCAGATCAAGCAGCGACTTCTGCGCGCGCCCGGCGGCCTCGATGGCCTGGTCCAGCGTGTCGAAGACCCCGGCCTCGCGTCCCTTCTCGGCGTCGCGTCGCAGAGTCAGGGCCGCCTGCGTCCGGCTGTCCGGACGGCGGATCTCTCGAAGTACTTTCTGAACGATCTCGGATATTTCGCTGTCAGTCAAAGGCATGGACGGCAGGACCCAATGGCGATTGCGCATCAAATAATGTAGGGGCGTGTGAACCACACGCCCCTACGCTCAACTGGACATTGCACCGCCGTATCGTCGCACGACCCTCCAGGGCGAAGAAGACGACGGCAATTGCCCGCCCCGGCACGGGGCGGAAATGGCCTACTTCTCGCCCGGCAGACGGGTCGGGAAGATTTCGTGCACGTTGCCATGCGGGCGCGGGATCACATGCACCGCGACCACCTCGCCGACTTTGCCGGCCGCGGCGGCGCCGGCATCGGTGGCGGCTTTGCAGGCAGCCACGTCGCCGCGCACCATCGCCGTCACATACCCGCCGCCGATTTTCTCATAGCCGACCAAAGTGACCTTTGCGGCCTTCACCATGGCGTCGGATGCCTCAATCAGTGCGACCAATCCCTTGGTCTCGATCATTCCCAATGCTTCCATAAGTCGGCCTCCGGCCATTACTTCCGAAGTGAGTGAAAAAGTCCGGCCCGGCACCCCGTCCCGGTGTGCCGCGAATTGTAGACCCCATCCCCATACCTGTCAACAGAAAACAATCCCCCGTCCTGTCACGCCCACTCCCGCGGCCGCCGCCACCTCCCATTGTCTGAGATTCGCTGTTGTGTCGACTGCGCCGGGGCCGCAAATTAGCCGTCTGTCACGATCCGCCCACAGGCACATCGCTGGCAGCGACGCATCATGGCCAAGCAGCTTAAAGTGTTGGTAATCGGCGGCGGGGGACGCGAGCATGCCCTCTGTTGGCGGCTGTCAAAGTCGCCGCAGGTCCGCGAGATTCTCTGCGCCCCGGGCAACGCCGGCATCGCCGATGTCGCGCGTCTGGTCAACCCGCCCGACAA is drawn from bacterium and contains these coding sequences:
- a CDS encoding aldehyde dehydrogenase family protein, translated to MPLTDSEISEIVQKVLREIRRPDSRTQAALTLRRDAEKGREAGVFDTLDQAIEAAGRAQKSLLDLGLATRFEIIRRMRETARQSAELWARMAVEETGLGRVQDKYNKNLLCARKTPGPADLKNDSTSGDDGLTIVEPAPFGVVGVITPSTNPAATVINNAISLVSAGNACVFNPHPAAKHVCRAAAAALSDAIVQGGGPANVVTVLREPSQDSAAALIRHPGIDLLLVTGGMPVVRLAMASGKRAICAGPGNPPVVVDESAVIGKAARDIVTGASFDNNILCTDEKEIFVVDKVADALKRELAQQGGFEIKGADIDRVTALLVAEDPGGHGHRPVKIHREYAGSDLDVILARAGLTAPSRATLGFMEVAWDHPLVMAEQLLPILPLVRCRTFEEAMERAIIAEHGYHHTFVMHSTNITHLSAMAQNCNANIFVKNGPNMAGLGYGGEGYTTMSIAGTTGEGLTRASTFTRPRRCTLVDYFRIV
- the eutM gene encoding ethanolamine utilization microcompartment protein EutM, which produces MEALGMIETKGLVALIEASDAMVKAAKVTLVGYEKIGGGYVTAMVRGDVAACKAATDAGAAAAGKVGEVVAVHVIPRPHGNVHEIFPTRLPGEK